A region of the Melanotaenia boesemani isolate fMelBoe1 chromosome 6, fMelBoe1.pri, whole genome shotgun sequence genome:
TAAAGCAACTCCAGAGATTAATCCAGCCTGGTGCACAACACTTATTGTAAAACCAAACAATCAAGCCAGAGTAGTCAGTAAGAGGTCATTCTTTATCAGCTAGAAGTTGTTAGATGAAAAGTGTGTGTCATTTCTACAGTATATACACGTGTAACAGCTCTATTTTACAATGCATCGTGTATATCTGTTTATGCAGTACCTAAGTCTTTGATAAGCGACAGGGCTTCCCAGGAAATCATTGCTCCACCCCCATCATCCATGGCACCCTGGCCCACATCCCAGCTGTCCAAATGACCGCTCAGTAAGACGATCTAGGGGATTAAATAgataaagaaaaactgtaaacataGACAAATGCAGAGAGAGAGTGGATAAGGGAGAGAGTGGTGGAATTGTTCTTTTTTAGATGTAAAATTAGGGAAACTTAACCATTTTGGATAACGCTATCTGACCCATGTCCTGTCTAGATTTCATCAAATCACACCCACACACttagcagattattttttaaagaaaaaaagcttttttctcAGCAAGAAAAAGGAGATTCCTGAAAGCAAATAAAGAGGAAAGCACACGGTTCTCTTTTGGCCTTTTCCAGGAATTTAGAGGGGAGGGATTCATGTCCGTGGGATGACCCTGACCCCACGCTTcaggttaaaaaacattttctgatctGAACAAACTCTGTCTGGACAACAACCCAGAGGTCAAACATTCTTTTGAAGTGAAAGTCTGCTTATGTAACAGaaatactaaaataaagttttagacATTCTAGTGGATTGGCCTCAGGGTGGACAACACCACTGTCTTAGTTGGTCCACCATTTAAACTGCATTAACTTTTTTGAAGCCCAATTTTAGTTCCTCTAAAGCTGTTATTAGGGGGAAATTGCAGTTTGTCTTAAATACTTACTAAACAGCATTCCCATCAGCATTATCTGAGCCTAGTGTTTAGTTAAAAGCTGGTGTTTTAGTTAagtgaatgaaaacagaagacCTCTATTTTATGTGGTTAGAGGAGAAAATGCCCAGGATGGCAGCTAGAAACTCAGGCTAGTGTAAGTATTCACAAATATTACCATTTATATCCTGATGTTAGAAAACAAAAGCTAAGAATAtaagaacatttcagatatgTGATTCTACAACAGAGACACAATCATTCGAAAGCATGCtacttcaaattctgtgaatcaCTTTAACTGCTCACAACATCAGAACTATCTCCATCTGTTTCCTGCGTCATGCACCAAATATGCAGTCCAGTTTGCTACACATTTTAAGTCATCTCATAAACACACAGATGTAGTAATTGAGGCTACCGGCACTGTTTAAAcattattgttttgtgttttaaactCCAATAAGATCTGGATCACTGTTCTATGGTACTGTAAGTCATAGACAAGTCACACTCAGGGCATTAATCTTcctcctttttacttttacccGTTATATTCAGCCCATCGGCGGTCCTAACAATTGCTCATTCTGAAGCTGGATTGTAAAACTGAGCCACGAAATCAGCTGTAGTGATTGGTTAATGGTTTAGTAGCTTGCAGGTGTGATGATAGCAAAACACTATTGTCATTAAACTCAGTAAGTACTAATAATCACTGTCTACAGAATATACTTGAGGCCAATGACAGTCATAAAGTCTACACCTCACATGATTTATGATTTGACTACATAAGGAGCCCAGATGCTCTTTTATAAGTTATTAAAGTGATTTGATGTATCCTGAATTCTTTAAGTAACATATTGCAAATTGATGCTGCACATTGTCCCCATCTTTCTGGGAAAGCTTGGCTTAAGCTACAGACTCCTCCTGAAGGGCCCAGTCTGCTCTGCTTAGTCAAAAATGATGGCATGCTGGGCaaccttttaatgtttgtttgagaAGCATTAAATAAATCACTGGGCAAGCATTAGGCAAATGTGTTTTAAGGTAATAAAAACAAGTGAGGGAAGAAAATCATGGACTACAATTTATTCAGACTGTTTATAGCTGCATCTTCTGTGGGACTCCCTTTGTTGTAGACTTTTTACATGCAGAAGAAAGTTGTATAAAACACCGAAGGAGAATGAAAACGCAGAAAGTGTATGTCCtcttttataatttcatttcaaAGAGGGATGGAAAGATCAGAGTTTAAGTGGGTGGAAAAAACTCAAGCAACTCAGCAGTCTCGGGGAACTCTAAAGGGCAAGTTAAAATTTGGAAATGACTCACTAAACCTCAAATGTAGACTTTTCTATgtgcaaatgcacacacacacacacacacacacacacacactcttcagCCAAAAACTGCTGCTACTGCAAACAGGGCTCAAAGCCTGAGTGCCAGATATGATGTCAGCCACAGCATTACAACATGTGTTTCAGCTCCCATTTCTACAATGATGGACCAAGCGTTGGTTCCCAGATCAGACTAATGACATGTTACATCAGCGATAGTTTGCTGCTTCAAGtttactgtttatattttagGACGGCTAAGAAGAACAGAGGTTACTTGAATTCCAAATCCAAGGAATTTCTTAGACATAAAGCATATAATCACACTGTAGTACTGGGTGTGATATTTTAACAATGATGGCTGATAGTTCTGTGTATCTTACGGAGGAAGTTCTTACTTCAAACATCGTCTACCTTTATCTGCTGAGAAAACACATCCTGACAGATATCATGTGGTACCCAGAAGCCTCTGTTTGTAATGTAGTTTTCAAACTTCCATCAAAACAATAGAAACATCCATGCAGCAGGCAACCACCAGCTAAAATAACTATTAGAAGTCAAAAACCTTCCTAACCTAAGTTTTCATAGGAAAAAATGTTGAGCATTCAGAGATAAACTGCACTCTACAAGTTATTTAATGATGCCTTTAACTGTGTGCATATCTGTGTAGCCACACAAAGCATCATGTACCTGTGGACACATACATTTGGAGATCTGCAGCAGCATCTAATCCATTTATCAGTCTGCAAGACATGTTTTGATCCTTATCCACATCTAATAGTCCAAGTTTGGGACTTGAAAAAGGAGTGAAgtataaaaaaacatgacacatGACAATAATGAAGCCAAACAGCTGTAGGAATATCTGCTGTCAGCGCAACTAAAatacacaactttttctttgtctcttccTTATTTaagtaaagacagaaagaacTGAGTTAGAAGGAAACATGACAGTCTTTAAGCCTAAAGTACATTTTAAGAGGACATCAACTCGCCATTCAGTTCAAGTGAAAAATACAGCCAAATAGACTAACCCTGGCACCAAACTAGAAAATGAGCTGATAAGATAGCATGCAGTGTGCTGGTAATatacagacaaacagacataCAGGTATATGTGAcaagtgagtgagtgagtaaGGGAGTGAGTGCTACCTGGTCTGGGTACTGCCAGCCTTTAATCTCAGCTACTGTGTTAAAAGAGTCGACATCAGGCAGAGTCTTGGCTCCCATTGTGAGTCTAACCACAATCTTTTGCCCCCTCTGGGCCATCCGCCACATCAGCTCAGCATCCTCCACAGTGATACAGGCTGTAGGGATGCGTTCAACTCCATCTTGGTAGTCCTGCCAACCTGTGTGGGGACTACACAAGAGAAATGCAAAGATGGCTTGTATATGTGTGACTAAACTGACAGAGACATCTGGAATGAAGTGCAAGTCCCACGGGCATTAAAACAGCACTAAATAGTGAAATATTGTAGATACAGACCTGTTAATAGAGAACTGAGTGACTGATCGAATGAGTGTGGCCACAGCTCCCACTCTGGCTGCCTCTGAGGCACCAAAAGCACGGTAAGCCACCGTCTCTCCATAGCTGACAAATGGCTGATTAAAAACCACAATTCTTCCTGTGGCCTCACTGGCTCTACGCTTCAGCTCCTCAAAAGACTGAACCACCAACACCTCTGCCTTGATACCTGAAGAGATAAGAATCAGGCAGTGAGGAGTAAAAGGAAATTTGATGACAGATTTGAATAGCTGTACAAAGCACAGTCTTTACCCTCAGGTGGTGTTCCTATGCTGCTACCCAGTCCCAGTATAGCCAGGTTCTTGGCCCTGGGTGCAATCATCTCTGCACTCTCTTTTCCTCTAACCCAGTGTGGGATTTTCACTGGTTCTGAAGAGAAAACCACATGATGGCATCAAAACCAAAAAGCTGTTGCACTAAAGATCAGTTTACTGGTGAAAGAGCTTGTCCTCATTGCATCATTCACTGCAAACCTCATACACACTCACCCAAATCCACATCCAAGCCATCCTGTGTCATGGCATTGTGCATGTATTTAATAGCCATGTCCAAGTTTTGGGACCCGCTCACACGATTCCCTATGGTGTCGGTAAAGTCAGCCAGCCGCCTGTATGACCGGTTTTGGGCAGGACCAAACACAGCTAGCTCAATTATCTGTTTGGCAACATCGGTATATCCAGCAACCTCTGTTGCTATGTCTGAAGCTGGGACTGGAAAGAAAGTTATGTATTAACCCAAAGTCTTTTTACTCAAGAATCTTTACATAAAATTTTGTTGCAGAACATAAACAAGAAGTTAATGTAGTGTTTGgatgaaatgagaaaataaatatatttatttcaaaggAGAGAAACAACAAACTTGAAtgtctttatttcctttttcattataTTATAGAATTCCAGTACGAATGTGtcaacacacacagatgtttaTGTTGGGCCCCCTATCAATACTGTACAGACTGTGGGGCACCGTGCCACTTCACTGCAGGTGCTTGTATGTCCTCAAAAGCATTTGAGTGACATGTTTTAGGGAACCTATGTTGGAACCTACAAAGAAAATCCACCAGCAATCCTGGTTTGCATACATCACCTTTTCCCACTACATATCTGATAGTAGAAAAGTTTGGGTTACCTCTCCTCACAGTTTCATTTGATATGGACCTGGTAACCGTTGCTGAACTAGTGTGTCGGGCAGAGTGAGGATGACTGTCACACACACTTGACAGGATAAGAAGGAGAGATAGGAGGAAGATGGGTCTTCCCTCCCAAGCCATCTGAAGACACAGATATCAGAGTGGTTACTGATTTCTTATTACCTGGGCAAGTCAGATCTAAAGGGAAGCTGATCCCACACTTGTATAACGTCTATTGACAAAACAGGATGTACTGCAGTATTACTGTACAACTGCTCTTCACAGCACAGAGAAAACAGTGTGACATTTGATCTAATGTTCAACTTgatgattttaattttactttcagTTTTGACAAAAGTAGATGAACTTGAGCTCAATATCCATTTTATAAACAACATCATTACTTGAGTTATAATGAAGAATGTCCTGCTGGGATTcgtctttaataaaaaatatataaataaaataaaaataaacactgacttGATGTTTCAATGCAGCCAAACTGAGGATGGAGAGAAACGTTAAGACGAGTCAAAGTTCCTGACAGCAACCGTGAGAGTAAAAGTTTCTGTTAGCAGCAACGAGCGAAGGAAAAAAAACGTAAACTCTTTCCACCAATAACTGTCTTTGTTTTCTATAACGTTTTAAGTCTTTAGAATGCCGGTAAATGTATCCTAATACATCCACAAAGTACCTGAATTTAACCGCTTCCGTAGTTTTCAAGACAAACGTGAACTTCCGGTTTCAATGCTTTCATAATAAAAGCGtaaaatatgaatttatttatttattttatttttaaactcatttccttaataaaatattgtataGAATAGACGAACAACTTTCtctaaacatctgggaagtgtgGTCagattttggaattttaaaaaaaggaatgttGCCCCATTCTGTTTTAACAGTACTTGGTCTTCTGTTGCTggatttttctcatttcatgaTTCGccaaatgttgtgttttttattggtgaaaggtctggactgcaggctgGTCATTTTAGCACCTAAACTATTTTCCAGTGAAACCATGCTAATTTGATGGGTGCCATGTGTGTTTTAGAATTGACTGAAATTTTGAAATTTGcaaggctttttatttttatttatttatttatttattttactatccactgataacaagctggctGGGCAATCTCCTTTTTAGTCTGTAGGACATGGTATCTgaaaaagaatttttaatttttaatacttTGACCATAGAACAGTTTTGCAGTTTGCCTCAGACTATTTCAAACGAACTTTGACCCAGCATTTCTGGATCGTGTTCACATATGTAGCTTTTTCTTTGTATGATTTTTTACTTACATTTGTGGATTGTGCTGACAGACAGTGGCTTCTAGAAGTGTTCTTGAGCCCATGAAGTGATtcccagtagagaatcatgccTGTTTTTCAATGCAGTGCCACCCGAGAACCTGAAGACCACAAACATCCAATTTTGACCTTCGGCCTTGTCCTCTGTGCACAGAAATTCCCCCTGATTATCTGAATATTTCAATGAAAGATGTTGAGGTCTTCACAAGTCTGATTTCACAAGTTCACAAGTCTTTACAGTTTTAAATTTAGTGacctttttctgaaattgttccacaatttttagacacGATTGTTCACATTTTGGTGAACCTCTGCtaatctttacatctgagaggagATATATtttgaatctcggctggggggaggttcaaaacttgagggtggtggcctttctgtgtggagtttgcatgttctccccgtgtatgcgtgggttctctccgggtactctgaCTTCCTCCCACCGCCCAAAGATATGCAtcttaggttaattgatgactttaaattctccctaggtgtGAGTGCGAacgtgaatggttgtttgtcccctatgtgttggccctgcgactggtgacctgtctaggttgtatatacatacatacatatatatatatatatatatataaaattcttATATTTCTTAAAACAACATATCTATCTTAAGAGGCATTTGCAAACCAGTACTTCTTTCTTAAAGCATGGCACTTTTGGTAAAGGATGTTAGTGCTTCCTTCACCATTAACAATATTTCTATAAACAGACCTAACTCCAAACATTTCAGCTGCCATAATAATGCCCACACGTGGAATGCATTGTATCCACATAGTTAAAAACACTGCACTTATCTGCCCACATCCCATTCTGTGGTTTTCATCCCCCATCTTTTTTTGCCACTAATCTACTGCATTCCTCTGCAGTCACTGGTATGCTTTTCACTGTAAGTGTCCCACCCATATCAGATTAACTTTGTTTCTTACGATACTACTACTTGCTTAATATAATGAATTGatgcacagattttttttaatctccccaaaatgtttcttaatttcatttatttgctcTTTCCAAAATAGGACTCAACCTATCCACCATCATGAATGCTTTGTCCTCTGCATCACCAGGTCTTGGAAAACATCTGACCATTTGGCTCGCTGCAAATGCTGCTGAGCTGGTTTAACACAGTggtttgaaacattttttctgttttttccccctGCAATTATATTTGCTTAAAAAGGGGGCAATCAGGaaacctttttttaatataactgTGCAAATGTGCAGAACTAAAGCTTTTACCTTcagctaaacttttttttcactgtgaaaATGTAACAGACCACAAACCACATGTTTGTTACACAGAAGCTCCAGAGTAGGGGAGACTGAGGACAGCTCTAACAATTGGGACATTTCTGTCTCTAACTTCAAGCTCATTTAACCCAGTGTGTTCAAACAACTATGCAAACTAGTTTTAAGTGTCTGCTAATAAATGGCTTGGCAACTGCCTttgcaacacaaacagaaaatccaTGCCTTGACTGAAATATTACAGTTGACCTCATAGTCCGGGTCATGAAATAAGGACCATGACTGACttaatatattaaaatcttttattaaaacaaaaatgccaTGGTCCCACAGAGCATGGAAGTTAAACTACACTTCCatcttaacatttaaaaatgttaaaactgtaGAAAAGGTGCAACTGTGCACTAACTTCAACAATcaaacatttatgtgtgtttgtctgacacTAATTGTCACTAATTGTTTGTGTGACACTTGATCTTTGGTCTTCTAACCTCTAATCTCAAGACTGTGACATGGCATATGCCATATAGTTTTGCCACCGATTTGAGTGGGTTTCCCTGGACTTTTGCATCAGTGGATGCCCTCTTTAAAATGTTGAGAAGCACCCACCTGTCACCTGCCAGTCACTTATCCGAGACCTAGGCATGCTGAAActaagggcacattcacactggcactgtttggtTCACTTCCACAGATGGTTTGGTCTGTTCGGAGCAGTGTGAACATGCATTTGGATTTTGATGCAGACCAAAGGAAGCTAACTAGTCAGCATAAAACTGAGGGTCTCAGTCCACTTGCAAGGGAAATCTGGTCTGGTGCACTAACAGTGGGAAAGCAAATGGACCATCAAGTGGACCAAAGAGAAGAAGTGCTGTACACCCCAATGCAACATGTCGGATATTTCattgcctctcctgctgctcatactggacaaaTTCTTGTACAAAAGTATTATGTTTTAACaccttaaaaacagaaaccccaagactgaatacatttttaacGGAGTTCCTCTGACTatgctggtgtgaatgcacccttaaacaaaaagttgtaattaaaatcatatttctactcataaatatattcaaatttAGGTCTGTTGTAACATACAATTGTGTCCCTGAGTGCTTTAGCGATGAGCTAGCTGTTTGCCATTCAGCAAACAGCTAAAACAACCTCACTGAAAGACAGCTAGACAGAAACATAATCATGATATGTTTGGTGAGTTCAACTACAAAGCAAGCTACGtaattgtaaaaataatatgagcaaaaacaaacacacacacacaaaagaatcaaaacaaaacaaaaaatcaacaaaCTTTCTTACCTCAAAATTAGATTTTCCCTCACAAATTTTGCTGTTTGCCTCAAGGCAATACTTTTCACATGCTAACTAAGGACTaaactgagcatgtgcagagtGAATCAGATAATTCCTAACTTCTTCCTTATTGGAGCAATTGCAAGTATTACAACTGACTCCTGTTACAACTGTCCTATCTCCCCTATACACAAAATGATTGCTTCAGTGAACAACAAACACACCAGGCTGTGCTTGAATCAAGGATAGATTGATAGAAAATGTGATGAAAGGAAGAAAGGGGTCAATAAAGGGGCAGAAAACAAGATAGACCCAAATTTTTTGAAAAGTAGCACATATCATCACACAATACACATTTCttattgatgtgtgtgtgagagcaaaGTATGAAATGTATGCTCTTTCACAGAACCAACCCCCCGCTAACAAATGAACACAGACGCTTTAACCTCCTAATTAAAgccatattttctttattcagtAGTGAACTTCATAAGCTAcaccaacaacagcagcaacacagTTCACTCTTGGATGCTTCCATACACATTTTATTAGCAAGGTGATGGTTGGTGATCACTCTTGTGTagtactttatatatatatatatatatatatatatatatatatatatatatatatatatatatatatgtatataaaggCAATGAATAAGGGTAAGAGATCAAGGCTTCAGTCCATTCATATTCAATTTGGATTAATATAAAGCTTCATCTAATCAAGAAAGAacttcatttatataaaaaggGTATTTTAGATAACTAATGATGAAGTtgaaaatgaatacaacaaAGCTTGTCAAATATACTGAGTTATGAATATGTTTATAAAAAGGCAAGGCAGTAGACATAAGGCTACTGTACAATACTGTACAATCCcagttattaataataataatactggaTTCTAGTCTAAGTTAGTATAAATTAACCTAtacaaattataataaaatctaCATAGGGTATAAACTTAAAGTTCCTAGAATTGATAGGTTATAGCCTCTGCTTGAGTACTAACCCATTGTCTTTACCCTGTGGGTTTTGTTTATGTGAACAGATTCCTTAACCCCACCAGCACAGAGGAATCCAGCCGAGAACAAGCAGCTGTGATCTGAACAGCTCAAAGTTCAAAGCCTGACACAAATACTGTAATCACACTGTAGACGAAAGTATATGAAAAGCACTCTGAGGCACTACTGTGGATTCAAGAGTATCGTATGCTAACAGTAAGTCTTGGTGACCACATCATTCCAGGAAGTTTGCATTTCCATTTAGATAATTGCAAATTgcttttaatgtgttaattctatgaagatggacaaaaaaaatttgatatgtcaaaatgacaatgaaaattttaaattgtaCACCAATGCATAAATCTATGTTTGACAATACTTGttgacattaaagaaaaattatctGAACTAAAAGGGAAATTGGGGATGAATAAGGGTAAGTCTATTTGCACTTGCTCCAGCCTCTGACCTCAGTCATGGTGATAACTGATGTTAGCTTAAAAAAATAGTAATGTGACCTTTGTAATATAGAAATCCTGCTTTGACAGCAGCAGGTAGCAGTTAAAATTTCATGCATACTGCAAATTcacagtatttttctaaacaaaataacCGCGGGGTGTACATTTATGTTCtatcaaaatgtaaaactacCCCTTTGTCATTATGACCTGCCTCCTGTACCCTTCTCACAGCtccttccattcctttggctaTTTGAGGTAAAGACCAAAAATCTGGGAATACTCTTAGACCTGATCACATGTACATTGGCTGaagaaaagtattttattatataagCATTAAACATACATCTAGAGCTGAcagcatttttagttttttaatcttGCTGTGTAAACTGTGACACTATAAAATTTCAAATACACTAAATATCTCCACTGTCCCTTTAACTTCAAACCCACTATTATAGCTGCATGAGGTGGACAGTCAGAAAGGAATGTGCTTTGACTGTGGTCAGAAAACATTGGTCACTTCTTCTGGTTCTGAATTATAGTCACTATCTTTGCCTCTACCTGCTCCACGTCTCTggagaatgaaagaaaagaaataaaataatcctgaaaatattaaaaacgtTATATTGATATACGCCTGAGGGACTTGAGCCAAGGCAATCTTGTAGCCTGACAACAGAATTCCTTGTTGAGACAGAAATATAATCTCTAAACattacaacacatttaaaatgctaCAGAATTTGCATAAGACAAATAATGAACCTCTATATTTGGTCACTTCTATAAATGTCAAAAAATCTGTAAGAAAACACACGTTTGTACCTGCAGTGTAACAAAATCTCTTGTAGCAAATACTGGACAGTACATGAAGACACTCATTCTcataacaaaatattaattttagcAAAGaagcatagaaaaaaaattaaatgtaacacaCATACTGCAGCTGTTAACATGCAGAGAAAACATTACCTCAAAGGGAAATGGTATCAGCTTTTGGAAGGCCCTTCATAATACTAATCCTATATGTAGTACCATTTACATGAAAAAGCATTCCGAAAAGATTAAAGCTATCTTAGtgacatttcagtcatttttctcAAGCTGTTAGGTTGAACAGGGCTTGTTGAGCTGTAGATCCTTTAAACTGACTATCAGATTCAATGTCAATTTTAATCAATAGTATTGTAGGTCTAAAGGCACACTGTTACCAGAAGTTAAAGGCTGACAACtttacaaacatgaaaataGCTTTGATCCATTGTGATACCAAAGAAAAGATTCCTTTCGTAAAATGTAGGATGTGTATTTATGCCAATGTCTTTCTATAGCAGAGAATGAGGAATTGATtagaaaatcttgttttttttttttccttctagtTAAGTTTCACTATGACCACTTCTGCACAAAAGCTGAACATTATGAAGAATAAAAGGTAAGAAGATGGTAGAGAACAAGGGTAGGGAATGATGAAAAATGACTTCTAACTTCATGAAAAGGAATAATCTTCAGCTGTGTATAGATCCGCTTTCAATCGCAAATGACAGGAGACAATTTCCACAATAGATTGTCTCTGTTGGTCAGTTCAGGCGTAGAACTCCTTTGTGGGCGCTTTGTGATAAGCTGTTGCAGAAAGTTTGTTGTCGCCAAGGTCATAGCTTCCTTCATCCTTCTTTTTCATGCGGTAggcaaggaggaggaggaggaaaacagCACAGAGGAATCCAACCACTCCGCATGCTGTCACAGCTGgataggaaataaaaaaataaaaaatccttcTGCTTTATGTTCCACACTGATTGGAAATTATATACATGATTTGTAATACTTGGAATATTTGGTACATAGTATAATGtttgttagaaataaaaatcagtagTATTATAAAGCCTAATAAAGTAATTGTCTTCTCTTAATGTCAAGAAcctgagaaaaattaaaagaaaacattaatgaAATCACTTCTTACCAGCGAGCACTTCAGTCCTCTCCCACATGCTCTCAGAGGTCACTTCTTCATGAGTGCCAACACCATGAAATCTGCTGTCTCGACCTCCTGAGGCATAAACTTCATTATTAACGTCTTTGACCAGGACTTTCCTATCCTTTTTCATCATATCAACACTTGTGTCCTCTTCCACATAATTGGACAAAGTGGTGTCCATGATGAAATCAGCTGTGGTAGTTTCAACAAGACGCTCTTCACTGGGACTGGAAGTACTGATGACGAAGTTGGATGTTGGATTTGATATCTGGAGGAAATATGCAATGAGAAAATGCAATTATATGCCAAGTAACAAAATAGGACTTAAACTGAGATGTTACACGTTATAAACACTTTCTCAAGAGCATGATAATGAATATCAGGCAGAAGTGGGAGAATTTCTTTGAGTAATATTGTTAGTAAGATTTCAGATATAATGCTTTCTACTCTTTGATATTAAAAAGCAATGTATAAATGGGATATGTGTAAGAGCATATAAAAGCATGACTCAAAATCAAAATCTAGGAGAAACTTTGTCATGTCACACAAAAGGCATCAACATGAcgatttgggggggggggggggggttacctCATCATCACTGCCTTTCGCTGCATCCTGGCTGTGTGACACAGTGGTTGAAGGAGAAGCTGATGATGGCTGTGGTTGGAATGGCAGCATTTCTTTAGAGAGGTTGAGGAGCCTAAGCACTTCACTTCCATTCAAGTAGTTGCTGTAATCTGAGATATGAGGAAGGAATTACCACCACGAAATACATGAAATATACACCACTTGTTTGGGGCAGGTCTGTCTGTGGATGAAAACAGCTGTATATACTATTACTAGctggctgtttttttctctctctttatttacttatttattgtcattaatatcatgattattattatttgctctGTCATGGTATTCCATTTTGTGACTGtaccattttattgttttgaatgTTGGTTAGGCCGTTATAGGTCATTGGGTACTTCTCTTGTTTGTTATATACTACAATATTTGctagattattttttaattctcattttctaatttttcctcatttttaagaaaaaattttattttacaaatctcTTTGACTGAatctttgcattcttagcttgactgtttaggtTAACCTCTTGCTCCTGCT
Encoded here:
- the LOC121641602 gene encoding carboxypeptidase Q-like, yielding MAWEGRPIFLLSLLLILSSVCDSHPHSARHTSSATVTRSISNETVRRVPASDIATEVAGYTDVAKQIIELAVFGPAQNRSYRRLADFTDTIGNRVSGSQNLDMAIKYMHNAMTQDGLDVDLEPVKIPHWVRGKESAEMIAPRAKNLAILGLGSSIGTPPEGIKAEVLVVQSFEELKRRASEATGRIVVFNQPFVSYGETVAYRAFGASEAARVGAVATLIRSVTQFSINSPHTGWQDYQDGVERIPTACITVEDAELMWRMAQRGQKIVVRLTMGAKTLPDVDSFNTVAEIKGWQYPDQIVLLSGHLDSWDVGQGAMDDGGGAMISWEALSLIKDLGLRPRRTLRTVLWTAEEQGGVGAQQYFNLHKVNMSNFDLVMESDMGTFTPVALQFTGSDAARKVMQEVVKLLAPINTTKLETNSEGTDISPWMQAGIPGASLHVADSRYFWFHHSEGDTMTVQEPRDMDLCSALWAVVSYVVADLQDMLPK
- the LOC121641251 gene encoding syndecan-2-like, with the translated sequence MVTKMRSLWLFFLVGLTTGFIGEKLFVMSQLTTTDDLYIEDQASGDFPVDDEDGEDQSGSGSGDYDYSNYLNGSEVLRLLNLSKEMLPFQPQPSSASPSTTVSHSQDAAKGSDDEISNPTSNFVISTSSPSEERLVETTTADFIMDTTLSNYVEEDTSVDMMKKDRKVLVKDVNNEVYASGGRDSRFHGVGTHEEVTSESMWERTEVLAAVTACGVVGFLCAVFLLLLLAYRMKKKDEGSYDLGDNKLSATAYHKAPTKEFYA